The following proteins are encoded in a genomic region of Oceanisphaera profunda:
- a CDS encoding ArsR/SmtB family transcription factor translates to MDMDAMRAGAGNAVKLLKALANERRLFILCHLLDKELSVGEMNQHLGLSQSALSQHLALLRNDGFVRTRKEAQTVYYSLKSEEVREVISLLHKLYCSEKSL, encoded by the coding sequence ATGGATATGGATGCAATGCGAGCGGGCGCGGGCAATGCCGTTAAGCTGCTTAAGGCGCTGGCGAATGAGCGCAGATTATTTATTTTGTGTCATTTACTCGACAAAGAATTGTCGGTAGGGGAAATGAACCAACACTTAGGTTTAAGCCAGTCGGCGCTTTCCCAGCACTTGGCCTTGCTCCGTAACGACGGTTTCGTTCGCACCCGTAAAGAAGCGCAAACCGTGTATTACTCGCTAAAAAGTGAAGAAGTACGAGAAGTGATCAGCCTACTGCACAAGCTGTATTGCAGTGAGAAATCATTGTGA
- the fkpB gene encoding FKBP-type peptidyl-prolyl cis-trans isomerase, whose protein sequence is MSNQIAAQSEVLFHFTLTLADGSVADSTKLQGKPAKLKMGDGSLTANFEACLLGLKAGEQHSFELGPDDAFGPVNPNNIHYMERRQFAAELDLSEGSIVAFTQPNGAEIPGIIRDVAGDSVTVDFNHPLAGQRVTFDVEILTVA, encoded by the coding sequence ATGAGTAACCAGATAGCAGCTCAGAGTGAAGTGTTATTTCACTTCACGCTCACCTTGGCCGACGGCTCAGTGGCCGACAGCACCAAGTTACAAGGTAAACCGGCCAAGTTGAAGATGGGCGATGGCAGCCTAACGGCTAACTTTGAAGCCTGCTTACTGGGCTTAAAAGCCGGCGAACAGCACAGCTTTGAGCTGGGCCCTGATGATGCCTTTGGGCCGGTTAATCCCAATAACATTCATTATATGGAACGCCGCCAATTTGCCGCGGAGTTGGACTTGAGTGAAGGCTCGATTGTGGCCTTTACTCAGCCCAATGGTGCCGAAATTCCCGGCATTATTCGCGACGTGGCCGGCGATTCGGTGACCGTTGACTTCAACCATCCACTGGCGGGTCAACGCGTTACCTTCGACGTAGAAATACTGACCGTTGCATAA
- the nhaA gene encoding Na+/H+ antiporter NhaA produces MAYVLKRFLAMESSGGILLIIAAIIAMLMANTGLSDIYQNVLNTQIQLRISSLDLDKTLAHWVNDGLMAIFFLVIGLEVKRELVSGALSSREKAMFPALAAIGGMLFPALWFLVFNLGEGASQDGWAIPTATDIAFALGVIALLGKRVPLSLKVFLLALAIIDDLGAIIIIALFYNHGISIPALSVAALGIGGLYWLNRAQVKNLVPYLILGWVVWVAVLQSGVHATIAGVILGFLIPLHGIKFSPSQELEKFLHPWCAFFILPLFAFVNAGVSLKGLSLSDLAAPLPLGIMAGLLLGKPMGIFLSAWLAVRLGWAQLPAGVCMRQIFAVSVLCGIGFTMSIFIASLAFAQTPELANLSRLGILLGSTLAASLGYTLLYVILPRHQLKPVGEVETQN; encoded by the coding sequence ATGGCCTATGTACTAAAACGATTTTTGGCAATGGAATCTTCTGGCGGTATTTTGTTAATTATTGCCGCCATTATTGCCATGCTGATGGCCAATACGGGCTTATCTGATATCTATCAGAACGTACTTAATACTCAAATTCAGCTGCGCATTAGTAGCTTGGATTTAGATAAAACCCTCGCGCATTGGGTAAATGATGGCCTCATGGCGATCTTTTTCTTGGTGATCGGCCTCGAAGTGAAACGCGAGCTGGTCTCGGGCGCGCTCTCTAGCCGAGAAAAAGCCATGTTTCCGGCGCTGGCTGCGATAGGCGGCATGCTGTTTCCCGCCTTGTGGTTTTTGGTGTTTAACCTTGGCGAAGGCGCGAGCCAAGATGGTTGGGCCATTCCGACCGCCACCGATATTGCGTTTGCTTTGGGCGTGATAGCCCTGCTGGGCAAACGAGTGCCGCTGAGTCTTAAAGTGTTTTTACTGGCGCTAGCCATTATTGATGACTTGGGCGCTATTATCATTATTGCGCTGTTTTATAATCATGGTATTTCGATCCCCGCGCTGTCGGTAGCGGCATTAGGTATTGGCGGCTTGTACTGGCTTAACCGCGCGCAGGTGAAGAATCTGGTGCCCTATCTGATCTTGGGCTGGGTAGTCTGGGTGGCGGTACTGCAGTCTGGGGTGCATGCCACCATAGCCGGCGTTATCTTGGGCTTTTTGATCCCCCTGCACGGTATTAAGTTTTCACCGTCTCAAGAGCTAGAGAAATTTTTGCATCCTTGGTGTGCCTTTTTTATTCTGCCGCTGTTTGCCTTTGTAAATGCGGGCGTCTCACTTAAAGGCTTATCATTATCTGATCTGGCAGCTCCGCTGCCGCTGGGTATTATGGCCGGCTTACTGCTAGGCAAGCCGATGGGCATCTTTTTAAGTGCTTGGCTGGCGGTACGCTTAGGTTGGGCACAGTTGCCTGCTGGAGTCTGTATGAGGCAGATATTTGCCGTGTCTGTGCTCTGTGGTATCGGCTTTACTATGTCTATTTTTATTGCCTCTTTGGCTTTCGCACAAACCCCCGAGTTGGCGAACTTATCGCGCTTAGGCATCTTATTGGGCTCTACTTTGGCGGCCAGCTTGGGCTACACACTCTTGTATGTCATTTTGCCTCGGCATCAGTTAAAGCCGGTAGGGGAAGTAGAAACGCAAAACTAA
- the thyA gene encoding thymidylate synthase: MKAYLDLMQHILDKGAVKEDRTGTGTLSVFGHQMRFDLAEGFPLVTTKKCHLKSIIHELLWFLNGDTNTGYLKEHGVRIWDEWADENGDLGPVYGHQWRSWQGANGQVTDQISEALHTIKTNPDSRRIIVSAWNVGELDQMALAPCHALFQFYVVNGKLSCQLYQRSCDVFLGLPFNIASYALLTHMMAQQAGLEVGDFVWTGGDVHLYRNHLEQTALQLTRQPFALPRLTLARKPDSLFDYAFEDFVLEGYEAHPHIKGAVAI, encoded by the coding sequence GTGAAAGCCTATCTTGATTTAATGCAGCATATTTTAGACAAAGGTGCGGTGAAAGAAGACCGCACCGGCACCGGTACCTTATCCGTATTCGGCCATCAGATGCGCTTTGATTTGGCTGAGGGTTTTCCGTTGGTCACCACTAAAAAGTGCCATCTCAAGTCGATCATTCATGAGTTACTGTGGTTTTTAAACGGTGATACTAATACCGGCTATCTCAAAGAGCACGGCGTGCGCATCTGGGATGAGTGGGCCGATGAGAATGGAGATTTAGGCCCAGTTTATGGCCATCAGTGGCGCAGCTGGCAAGGGGCTAATGGTCAAGTGACTGACCAAATCAGCGAGGCGCTGCACACCATTAAGACCAATCCTGATAGTCGACGCATTATTGTCTCGGCTTGGAATGTGGGTGAGCTGGATCAAATGGCGCTCGCACCTTGTCATGCGCTATTTCAGTTTTATGTGGTGAACGGCAAGTTGTCTTGTCAGCTTTACCAGCGCAGTTGTGACGTGTTCTTAGGTTTACCCTTTAATATCGCCAGTTACGCGCTGTTAACGCACATGATGGCGCAACAGGCGGGCTTAGAAGTGGGAGATTTTGTCTGGACCGGTGGCGATGTGCATTTGTATCGTAATCATCTGGAGCAAACGGCGTTGCAGTTAACGCGCCAGCCTTTCGCCTTGCCTCGGTTAACCTTGGCCAGAAAACCGGACTCATTATTCGATTATGCTTTTGAAGACTTCGTACTCGAAGGCTATGAAGCACACCCGCATATTAAGGGCGCAGTAGCCATTTAA
- the lspA gene encoding signal peptidase II has protein sequence MTNVRGSQLSSPLGSLLNSGLRWWWLALVAIVLDQVTKWFTVTYLEFGYPGVQITPFFNLVHVYNPGAAFSFLADQGGWQRWFFAGLATAVTVLLSVWMAKMPKAARWLPAAYALVIGGAIGNVIDRLLLGHVVDFLDFYVNAWHWPAFNLADSFIFIGAAMIIIDSLKKDKVDE, from the coding sequence ATGACGAACGTGCGAGGCTCACAGCTAAGCTCACCGTTAGGCTCACTGTTAAATAGTGGTCTGCGTTGGTGGTGGCTGGCCCTAGTGGCCATAGTGCTCGACCAAGTGACCAAGTGGTTCACCGTGACTTATTTGGAGTTTGGTTATCCAGGGGTGCAAATCACCCCCTTCTTTAACTTAGTGCACGTCTATAACCCGGGTGCTGCCTTTAGCTTTTTGGCGGATCAAGGCGGCTGGCAACGCTGGTTTTTTGCCGGCCTCGCCACCGCCGTTACTGTGTTATTAAGCGTGTGGATGGCTAAAATGCCCAAAGCCGCCCGATGGTTGCCCGCCGCTTATGCATTAGTGATTGGTGGCGCCATCGGTAACGTGATTGACCGACTCTTGCTGGGCCACGTGGTCGACTTTCTCGACTTTTACGTGAATGCTTGGCATTGGCCGGCCTTTAACTTGGCGGACAGCTTTATCTTTATTGGTGCCGCCATGATCATCATCGACAGCCTGAAGAAGGACAAAGTAGATGAGTAA
- the ribF gene encoding bifunctional riboflavin kinase/FAD synthetase codes for MELIRGIPNIKPWHKGCVLTIGNFDGVHLGHQAVLRGLIEQARRLQVPACVMVFEPQPRELFSGGQAPARLTRLREKYQQLARLGIDRLLCVRFNADFAAQSPDHFIRDLLVDKLGVRFLVVGDDFRFGQDRNGDFELLTRAGAAFNFDVVSTQSWRRNSQRVSSTLIREALGNDQLADATEMLGRPYSLCGRVAHGAKLGRTIGFPTANVALKRQVSPVSGVYAVELWLEGKPHAGVANIGNKPTVNGSQALLEVHLFDFSGDIYGKQVEVELCKKLRSEQKFASFALLKEQIQRDAVAARHWFGLTASEPNGM; via the coding sequence ATGGAGCTTATACGCGGCATTCCCAACATCAAACCCTGGCACAAGGGATGTGTGCTCACCATAGGTAACTTTGATGGGGTGCACTTAGGGCATCAAGCCGTGCTGCGAGGCTTAATTGAGCAAGCGCGCCGCTTACAAGTGCCGGCGTGTGTGATGGTGTTTGAGCCTCAACCCAGAGAGTTATTTAGTGGTGGTCAGGCACCGGCCCGACTTACCCGCTTGCGTGAAAAATATCAGCAACTGGCGCGTCTGGGTATCGACCGTTTATTGTGCGTGCGCTTTAACGCGGACTTTGCCGCCCAAAGCCCAGATCATTTTATTCGCGACTTATTAGTGGATAAGCTGGGGGTGCGGTTTTTAGTAGTGGGTGACGATTTTCGCTTTGGCCAAGACCGCAACGGCGACTTTGAATTACTCACCCGCGCCGGTGCCGCCTTTAATTTTGACGTGGTCAGCACCCAAAGTTGGCGCAGAAACAGTCAACGCGTGAGCAGCACGCTAATCCGTGAGGCGCTGGGTAATGACCAACTCGCAGATGCCACCGAGATGCTAGGCCGGCCTTATAGTTTATGTGGTCGGGTGGCACACGGTGCCAAGTTGGGCCGCACTATTGGTTTTCCGACCGCCAACGTGGCATTAAAACGTCAAGTTAGCCCAGTGTCCGGCGTGTATGCGGTTGAGCTGTGGTTAGAGGGTAAGCCCCACGCGGGCGTGGCCAATATTGGTAATAAGCCAACTGTAAATGGCAGCCAAGCTTTATTAGAAGTTCATCTGTTTGATTTTTCCGGTGATATTTACGGTAAACAGGTGGAAGTAGAGCTGTGCAAAAAATTGCGCAGTGAACAAAAATTCGCTTCCTTTGCGTTGTTAAAGGAGCAAATTCAACGCGATGCCGTTGCAGCCCGCCATTGGTTTGGGTTGACGGCATCAGAACCGAATGGAATGTAG
- the rpsT gene encoding 30S ribosomal protein S20: MANIKSAKKRALQSEKRRKHNASRRSMVRTYMKKVLAAIATGDKANAQQAFDTAQPLLDRMATKGLIHKNKAARHKSRLNAKIKAL, from the coding sequence TTGGCTAATATCAAGTCTGCTAAGAAACGCGCGCTTCAATCTGAGAAACGCCGTAAGCACAATGCCAGCCGTCGTTCTATGGTTCGCACTTACATGAAAAAAGTACTTGCAGCTATCGCGACTGGCGATAAAGCAAACGCTCAACAGGCGTTTGACACTGCACAACCATTGTTGGATCGTATGGCCACTAAAGGTCTGATCCACAAGAATAAAGCAGCTCGTCATAAGAGCCGCCTGAACGCAAAAATTAAAGCCCTGTAA
- the nhaR gene encoding transcriptional activator NhaR gives MSHLNYNHLYYFWMTQKKGSVTKAAEALFLTPQTVTGQVRQLEQRLGGKLFKRKGRQLEASELGQLVFKYADRMFSLSYEMLDIVHYRKEDHLIFDVGIADALSKRLASRVLMSVIPNDGSIHLRCYESTHEMLLEQLSEHKLDMILSDCPVDSAQHAGLLSKKLGECEMGFYCREPLPTKPFPECLEERRLLIPGRRTAMGRQLRHWLEVQGLKPQILGEFDDAALMKAFGFFNQGIFVAPAIYRDAILQYQPVVEIGRVEELKEEYYVIFAERMIQHPAVKRLCESDFSMLFSGLDDFSTGIAPVSFDGEFS, from the coding sequence TTGTCACACCTTAATTATAATCATCTGTATTACTTTTGGATGACGCAAAAGAAGGGCTCGGTGACCAAAGCTGCCGAGGCCTTATTCTTAACGCCGCAAACCGTCACCGGACAGGTCCGCCAGCTTGAGCAACGCTTGGGCGGTAAGCTATTCAAACGCAAAGGCCGGCAATTGGAAGCCAGTGAGCTGGGCCAACTGGTGTTTAAGTATGCGGATCGCATGTTTAGCTTGTCTTATGAAATGCTGGATATCGTCCATTATCGTAAAGAAGATCATCTGATTTTTGATGTGGGTATTGCGGATGCGCTGTCTAAACGCTTGGCGAGTCGAGTGTTAATGTCGGTGATCCCTAACGACGGCTCGATTCACCTGCGCTGTTATGAGTCGACCCACGAGATGCTGCTCGAGCAATTGAGCGAACACAAGCTGGATATGATCTTATCAGATTGTCCCGTGGACTCAGCTCAGCATGCCGGCTTGCTATCGAAGAAGCTCGGCGAGTGTGAAATGGGTTTTTATTGTCGTGAACCGCTGCCCACTAAACCTTTTCCTGAGTGCTTAGAAGAGCGTCGCTTGCTGATCCCGGGCCGTCGTACCGCCATGGGCCGACAATTACGCCATTGGTTGGAAGTGCAGGGTTTAAAGCCGCAAATTCTCGGTGAGTTTGATGATGCAGCGCTGATGAAGGCGTTTGGCTTTTTTAACCAAGGTATCTTCGTGGCACCCGCCATTTATCGAGACGCGATTTTGCAATATCAGCCGGTGGTTGAGATTGGCCGAGTGGAGGAGCTAAAAGAAGAATATTACGTTATTTTCGCCGAACGTATGATACAACACCCAGCGGTGAAGCGATTATGCGAAAGTGATTTTAGTATGTTGTTTTCTGGTTTAGACGATTTTTCTACAGGTATCGCGCCCGTCAGCTTTGACGGCGAATTTAGTTAA
- the ileS gene encoding isoleucine--tRNA ligase has protein sequence MSDYKNTLNLPETEFPMRGNLAQREPVMLARWIEQDLYGAVRQAKAGKKPFILHDGPPYANGSIHIGHSVNKILKDIIVKSKGLQGFDSPYIPGWDCHGLPIELKVEEKIGKPGVKVTPAEFREACRAYAKTQIAAQKADFIRLGVLGDWENPYLTMDFGTEANIIRSLGKIIDNGHLHKGSKPVHWCTDCGSALAEAEVEYEDRRSPAIDVRFKAVDQDAVAALFDCPVGHTGQGAISVVIWTTTPWTLPANRAVALSSELSYALVQVEGEQPERLILAADLVTEVMDRAGISQYHNLGFCQGSALELSRFQHPFYDFSVPAILGDHVTLDAGTGAVHTAPGHGQEDFVVGQQYGLEIANPVGGNGVYLPDTELFAGQHVFKANDSVVEVLKERGALLHHQAYMHSYPHCWRHKTPIIFRATPQWFISMEQGGLREKALAEIKKVQWVPEWGQNRIQAMVENRPDWCISRQRTWGVPIALFVHKETQALHPRATELMEEVAKRVELAGIQAWWDLDPTELLGEEASQYEKVLDTLDVWFDSGSTHSTVVDPRPEFGGHSADLYLEGSDQHRGWFMSSLMISTAMKGHAPYNQVLTHGFTVDGDGRKMSKSIGNVVSPQQVMNKLGADILRLWVAGTDYSGEMTVSDEILNRSADAYRRIRNTARFLLANLNGFDPATDMVAPDDMVLIDRWAVGRAQAIQQEIVTAYDEYNFHLVTQKLMQFCSVEMGSFYLDVIKDRQYTAKADGLARRSCQTALFHIVEALVRWMAPIMSFTADEIWNLLPGERSQFVFTEEFYEGLFGLAADETLNDEFWAELLTVRQAVNKALEAARKEKVIGGALESDITLFVDESLATTLGRLGNELRFVLLTSSVTVKPLPEAVNAQDTELAGLKITVAKSAAQKCGRCWHHVADVSEEHDHMCGRCVSNVSGDGETRRFA, from the coding sequence ATGAGCGACTATAAAAACACCCTGAATTTGCCCGAAACAGAATTTCCGATGCGCGGTAATCTTGCCCAACGTGAGCCTGTGATGCTGGCGCGCTGGATTGAGCAGGATCTCTACGGCGCCGTGCGTCAGGCTAAAGCCGGCAAAAAGCCGTTTATTTTGCATGACGGCCCTCCGTACGCCAATGGCAGCATTCATATTGGTCACTCGGTAAACAAAATTCTGAAAGACATTATCGTCAAGTCTAAAGGCTTGCAGGGCTTCGACTCACCCTACATTCCCGGCTGGGACTGCCACGGTCTGCCGATTGAGCTCAAAGTAGAAGAAAAAATTGGTAAGCCCGGCGTGAAAGTGACGCCCGCTGAGTTTCGTGAAGCCTGTCGTGCTTATGCGAAAACCCAAATTGCCGCGCAAAAAGCCGATTTTATTCGTTTAGGCGTACTGGGCGATTGGGAAAATCCGTATCTGACCATGGACTTTGGCACCGAAGCCAACATCATTCGCTCACTGGGCAAGATCATCGATAACGGCCATTTGCACAAAGGCTCAAAGCCGGTGCACTGGTGTACCGATTGCGGCTCCGCATTAGCGGAAGCAGAAGTTGAGTACGAAGACCGTCGCTCTCCGGCCATTGACGTACGCTTTAAAGCCGTAGATCAAGACGCCGTAGCGGCACTGTTTGATTGCCCCGTGGGCCACACCGGTCAAGGCGCTATCTCTGTGGTCATTTGGACCACCACGCCTTGGACGTTGCCCGCTAACCGCGCCGTGGCCTTGAGCTCAGAGCTCAGCTACGCGCTAGTACAAGTAGAAGGCGAGCAACCAGAGCGCTTGATCTTGGCCGCCGACTTAGTGACTGAAGTGATGGACCGCGCCGGCATCAGCCAGTATCACAACTTAGGCTTTTGCCAAGGCAGTGCCCTTGAGCTGAGCCGTTTTCAGCATCCTTTCTATGACTTCTCGGTGCCCGCTATCTTAGGCGATCACGTGACCCTAGACGCAGGTACCGGTGCCGTACATACCGCACCGGGCCACGGTCAAGAAGACTTCGTGGTTGGCCAGCAATACGGCTTAGAAATTGCCAACCCCGTGGGCGGCAACGGTGTCTACTTGCCAGACACTGAACTGTTTGCCGGTCAGCATGTGTTTAAAGCTAACGATTCAGTAGTAGAAGTGCTCAAAGAGCGCGGCGCACTCTTGCATCATCAAGCCTACATGCACTCGTATCCGCATTGCTGGCGCCATAAGACGCCCATTATCTTCCGTGCTACGCCCCAGTGGTTTATCAGCATGGAGCAGGGCGGCTTGCGTGAAAAAGCGCTGGCTGAGATCAAAAAAGTACAATGGGTGCCAGAGTGGGGTCAAAACCGTATTCAAGCCATGGTTGAGAATCGCCCGGATTGGTGTATCTCGCGCCAGCGTACTTGGGGTGTACCGATTGCCTTGTTTGTGCATAAAGAAACTCAAGCGTTGCACCCGCGAGCCACTGAACTAATGGAAGAAGTGGCCAAGCGCGTGGAGCTGGCCGGTATTCAAGCCTGGTGGGATCTGGATCCGACCGAGCTGTTAGGCGAAGAAGCGAGCCAATACGAAAAAGTATTGGATACGCTGGATGTGTGGTTTGACTCAGGATCCACTCACTCTACTGTGGTTGATCCGCGTCCCGAGTTTGGCGGCCACAGTGCCGACCTGTATCTGGAAGGCTCGGATCAGCATCGCGGCTGGTTTATGTCATCCCTGATGATCTCCACCGCCATGAAAGGCCATGCGCCTTACAACCAAGTGCTGACCCACGGTTTCACCGTAGACGGCGACGGTCGTAAGATGTCTAAGTCAATTGGCAACGTGGTTAGCCCACAGCAGGTAATGAACAAGCTGGGCGCGGATATCTTGCGCTTATGGGTGGCGGGCACGGATTATTCCGGTGAAATGACGGTGTCTGATGAGATCTTAAATCGCAGTGCCGATGCTTATCGTCGTATTCGTAACACGGCGCGCTTCTTGTTAGCTAACTTGAATGGCTTTGATCCGGCCACCGACATGGTGGCACCGGATGATATGGTGTTGATTGACCGTTGGGCCGTGGGCCGTGCGCAGGCTATTCAGCAAGAAATCGTCACCGCCTATGATGAATATAACTTCCATTTGGTTACCCAAAAGCTGATGCAGTTCTGCTCGGTAGAAATGGGTTCTTTCTATCTCGACGTGATCAAAGACCGCCAGTACACGGCGAAAGCCGATGGTTTGGCCCGTCGCTCTTGTCAGACGGCGCTGTTCCATATAGTGGAAGCGCTGGTGCGCTGGATGGCACCTATCATGAGCTTTACCGCTGATGAAATCTGGAACTTGTTACCCGGCGAGCGCAGCCAATTTGTGTTTACCGAAGAGTTCTACGAGGGACTATTTGGTCTGGCCGCCGATGAAACACTGAATGATGAGTTCTGGGCGGAATTGCTTACCGTGCGTCAAGCGGTCAATAAAGCCTTAGAAGCTGCACGTAAAGAGAAAGTGATTGGCGGTGCGCTTGAATCCGATATCACGCTGTTTGTGGATGAGTCATTGGCGACCACGCTGGGCCGTTTGGGGAATGAGCTGCGCTTTGTGCTGTTGACCTCAAGTGTAACGGTTAAGCCGTTACCAGAAGCCGTTAACGCCCAAGACACCGAACTTGCAGGCTTAAAGATCACTGTGGCGAAGAGCGCAGCGCAGAAGTGCGGTCGTTGCTGGCACCATGTGGCTGACGTAAGTGAAGAGCACGACCATATGTGTGGTCGCTGTGTGTCTAACGTCTCTGGGGACGGCGAAACTCGCCGGTTTGCTTAA
- the lgt gene encoding prolipoprotein diacylglyceryl transferase has product MSEGHWVFPGFDPIAIQIGPLAVHWYGLMYLLGFIFAWLVANWRAAQPGSQWTKEQVSDVLFYGFLGVIIGGRLGYVFFYQFDAFLDDPLYLVKIWTGGMSFHGGLIGVITALWLFARKQKKTFFAVADFIAPLIPFGLGAGRIGNFINGELWGRVTDAPWGIIFPAAGMLPRHASQLYQFALEGVVLLIILNLAWRLRAPRGAISGLFLACYGLFRFMVEFVREPDVQLGLYLDLFSMGQLLSMPMMLAGGIMLWAAFARPQWYTRNDLLTENK; this is encoded by the coding sequence ATGTCTGAAGGCCACTGGGTGTTCCCCGGTTTCGATCCCATTGCTATCCAAATAGGCCCGCTGGCGGTGCATTGGTATGGTTTGATGTATTTACTGGGCTTTATTTTTGCTTGGTTAGTCGCGAATTGGCGCGCCGCTCAGCCCGGCTCCCAATGGACCAAAGAGCAGGTGTCGGATGTGCTTTTCTATGGCTTCTTGGGCGTGATCATCGGTGGCCGTCTGGGGTATGTATTTTTCTACCAGTTTGATGCCTTCTTGGACGATCCTCTGTATTTGGTTAAGATCTGGACCGGCGGCATGTCGTTTCATGGCGGCTTAATTGGTGTGATCACCGCCCTGTGGTTATTTGCCCGCAAACAGAAAAAAACCTTTTTTGCCGTGGCTGATTTTATCGCGCCCTTGATCCCCTTTGGTTTAGGCGCAGGCCGCATCGGTAACTTTATTAATGGCGAGCTTTGGGGCCGAGTGACTGACGCACCGTGGGGCATTATTTTCCCTGCCGCCGGCATGCTGCCTCGTCATGCTTCCCAGTTGTATCAATTTGCGCTGGAAGGCGTGGTGTTATTGATTATCTTAAACTTAGCTTGGCGACTGCGTGCGCCCCGTGGTGCTATCTCAGGCTTGTTCCTCGCCTGTTATGGTCTATTCCGCTTTATGGTGGAGTTTGTGCGCGAGCCAGACGTGCAGTTGGGCTTGTACCTCGACTTGTTCAGCATGGGGCAGTTGCTATCCATGCCCATGATGCTGGCCGGCGGCATTATGCTGTGGGCCGCTTTCGCTCGCCCCCAATGGTACACCCGCAATGATTTACTAACGGAGAACAAATAG
- the murJ gene encoding murein biosynthesis integral membrane protein MurJ — translation MSKVLLRSGLIVSAMTLISRVLGLVRDVVIANLLGAGASADVFFFANRIPNFLRRLFAEGAFNQAFIPVMTEYKQTRSFKDTQDLIAAVSGTLGMIVTVVTLIGMVGSGIVTAIFGIGWFLEWYNDGPEAYKFELASVLLKVTFPYLWFICFTAMSGAILNTFGKFAVSSFTPVFLNLAMIGAALWISPRMAEPEMGLAIGVFLGGLIQFLFQFPFLRRLHMLVRPRWAWHHPGVVKIRTLMIPALFGVSVSQVNLLFDTMLASFLATGSISYLYYSDRLLEFPLGLFGIAIATVILPALSSRHVEQSKEGFAATMDWGVRMVLLMGFPAMLGLIVLSEPMLRVLFMRGEFGVTEVTAASKSLIAYGVGLQAFMLIKVLAPGYYARQDTKTPVRFGIIAMVANMVMNAILIFPLGYVGLALATALSGILNAGLLAWGLSKRGIYHPSRKTLWFAGKVALASLTMAALLVWLSPPLSTWAQWGMLSSAGHLLAYIGAGAVCYGVLLVLTGVRLSHFKSL, via the coding sequence TTGAGTAAGGTGCTTTTACGATCAGGCCTAATTGTATCGGCCATGACCCTGATTTCTCGGGTGTTAGGCTTGGTGCGAGATGTAGTGATCGCTAACTTGTTAGGCGCTGGTGCGTCTGCAGATGTGTTCTTTTTTGCCAACCGTATACCTAATTTTTTACGTCGTCTATTCGCCGAAGGAGCCTTCAATCAGGCTTTTATTCCGGTGATGACAGAATACAAACAAACTCGCAGTTTTAAGGATACGCAGGACCTAATTGCCGCCGTTTCCGGCACCCTTGGCATGATAGTGACGGTGGTGACCTTAATTGGCATGGTCGGTTCTGGCATTGTGACCGCCATATTTGGCATTGGTTGGTTTTTAGAGTGGTATAACGATGGACCCGAAGCCTATAAATTTGAGCTGGCTTCTGTACTGCTAAAAGTGACCTTTCCCTACCTGTGGTTTATCTGCTTTACCGCCATGTCGGGAGCGATTTTAAATACCTTTGGCAAGTTTGCAGTGTCGTCTTTTACGCCGGTGTTTCTGAATCTGGCCATGATAGGAGCCGCACTCTGGATCTCCCCCCGCATGGCGGAGCCAGAAATGGGCTTGGCCATAGGGGTATTTCTCGGTGGCTTAATCCAATTTTTGTTCCAGTTTCCGTTTTTGCGTCGCTTGCACATGCTGGTGCGTCCGCGCTGGGCTTGGCATCACCCGGGCGTGGTAAAAATCCGCACCCTGATGATCCCCGCCTTGTTTGGGGTGTCGGTCAGCCAAGTAAACCTATTGTTTGATACCATGCTGGCGTCCTTTCTCGCCACCGGCTCCATCAGTTATCTGTATTACTCGGATCGCTTATTGGAATTTCCGCTTGGTTTATTTGGCATTGCCATCGCCACCGTGATTTTACCGGCCTTATCCAGCCGCCATGTAGAACAATCGAAAGAGGGCTTTGCCGCCACCATGGACTGGGGGGTGCGCATGGTGTTGCTGATGGGCTTTCCAGCCATGTTAGGCCTGATTGTATTAAGCGAGCCCATGCTGCGCGTGCTGTTTATGCGCGGCGAGTTTGGGGTAACGGAAGTGACGGCGGCCAGCAAAAGCTTGATTGCCTATGGCGTGGGCCTGCAAGCCTTTATGCTGATCAAGGTGTTGGCACCGGGTTATTATGCCCGCCAAGACACCAAGACGCCGGTGCGCTTTGGTATTATCGCCATGGTGGCCAATATGGTGATGAACGCCATTTTGATTTTCCCTCTGGGCTACGTGGGCTTAGCCTTGGCCACCGCACTGTCTGGTATCTTGAATGCGGGCTTGCTGGCGTGGGGCTTGAGTAAGCGCGGTATTTACCATCCGAGTCGTAAAACTCTGTGGTTTGCCGGTAAAGTTGCGCTAGCTAGTCTGACCATGGCCGCGTTATTAGTCTGGTTATCGCCGCCGCTGAGCACCTGGGCCCAGTGGGGCATGCTGAGCAGTGCGGGGCATCTGCTGGCCTATATTGGAGCCGGTGCTGTGTGTTACGGTGTGTTACTGGTGCTGACTGGCGTGCGTTTGTCGCATTTTAAAAGCCTATAG